Proteins encoded together in one Halococcus salsus window:
- a CDS encoding PadR family transcriptional regulator produces MDDLTGFQRDLLYVIVGLENGTPPHGLAIKDSLEEDYEGEIHHGRLYPNLDTLAEMGLIEVTAIDKRTNAYSVTQRGHRELEARREWERQHVDLSSG; encoded by the coding sequence ATGGATGATCTGACTGGCTTCCAGCGCGATCTCCTGTACGTGATTGTTGGGTTAGAAAACGGCACCCCACCGCACGGCCTTGCGATCAAAGACTCTCTCGAAGAGGACTACGAAGGCGAAATCCACCACGGTCGACTCTATCCGAACCTCGACACGCTCGCTGAGATGGGACTAATTGAGGTCACTGCGATTGATAAGCGTACCAACGCCTACTCAGTCACCCAGCGTGGTCACCGCGAACTTGAGGCTCGCCGCGAATGGGAACGCCAACATGTAGACCTGAGCTCCGGTTAG
- a CDS encoding DUF1931 domain-containing protein, with product MADYIVQSAVKEELSDMNVSADFYDALDEEVAELLNRAAQRAEDNDRKTVQARDL from the coding sequence ATGGCAGACTACATTGTTCAATCAGCTGTGAAGGAAGAACTGAGCGACATGAACGTCTCGGCGGATTTCTACGATGCTCTCGATGAGGAAGTGGCCGAGCTCCTCAATAGGGCTGCTCAGCGAGCAGAAGACAACGACCGAAAGACGGTCCAGGCACGCGACCTCTAA